The proteins below come from a single Psychrobacter sp. PL19 genomic window:
- the nuoL gene encoding NADH-quinone oxidoreductase subunit L yields the protein MSLLPLTFIFPLIGFLILAFMRDRLTEQVAAFVGVGSMLLSALCTLVASFTFLTTYPAGTVIEIPLWTWFQVGDFAPSFGLSFDGLALTMMGVITGVGFLIHLFAAWYMKGDTGFARFFSYMNLFVASMILLVLGDNLLLLYLGWEGVGICSYLLIGFYYQDRANGRAAIKAFTVTRIGDVFLAFGLFLLFREFGTLNIQEIITRAPEIFDVNNPTMILVTMMLVGGAMGKSAQLPLHTWLADAMAGPTPVSALIHAATMVTAGVYLIARMHPLFMLTPGILLYWVGGVGALTLVVAGFCALAQTDIKRILAYSTMSQIGYMFLALGVGAWQGAIFHLMTHAFFKALLFLSSGAVILAVHHEQNIFKMGGLRKKIPLVFWCYVVGGGALAAIPWVTVGFYSKEAILWETYATGHQVLFYMGVFGAFLTALYTFRMIWIIFFGVEKTPAHKLSGMSYWLPLSVLLVLSTAVGALITPPLQGVLPESVGHLLEVANQAQGKHTAEYIAMGAMAAGLIIAAFLYVVNKGRLLASFKQSRIGGALYYWCYNGMGFDALYDLIFVKPFLFIGRLFKADPVDKTWLVLPKLASVGNKMLSATQTGSLRGYAASFGLGMAVLLVLVMMTVV from the coding sequence ATGAGTTTATTACCATTAACCTTTATATTCCCGCTCATTGGCTTTTTAATCCTAGCCTTTATGCGCGATCGGTTAACTGAACAAGTAGCCGCGTTTGTTGGTGTCGGTAGCATGTTGCTATCAGCACTCTGTACGCTAGTGGCTAGTTTTACTTTTTTAACGACCTATCCGGCGGGTACGGTCATAGAGATACCGCTATGGACTTGGTTTCAAGTAGGCGATTTTGCGCCAAGCTTTGGCTTAAGCTTTGACGGTTTAGCACTGACTATGATGGGTGTGATTACCGGCGTTGGCTTTTTGATTCACTTATTTGCCGCCTGGTATATGAAAGGTGATACTGGTTTTGCCCGCTTCTTTAGCTATATGAACTTGTTCGTTGCCAGTATGATTTTACTGGTATTGGGCGATAATTTATTATTGTTATATCTTGGCTGGGAAGGCGTTGGTATTTGTTCGTACTTGCTGATTGGTTTTTATTACCAAGACCGTGCCAATGGTCGCGCAGCCATAAAAGCCTTTACTGTCACCCGTATTGGTGATGTATTTTTAGCTTTCGGGCTATTTTTATTATTCCGTGAATTTGGCACGCTTAATATTCAAGAGATTATTACCCGCGCCCCTGAAATATTCGATGTTAATAACCCCACTATGATTTTGGTCACCATGATGTTGGTTGGTGGCGCGATGGGTAAGTCGGCACAATTACCGTTACACACCTGGCTGGCCGATGCCATGGCCGGTCCAACGCCGGTATCAGCCCTGATTCACGCGGCAACTATGGTAACAGCGGGGGTTTATTTAATCGCCCGTATGCATCCATTATTCATGCTGACCCCAGGTATTTTATTATACTGGGTTGGTGGGGTCGGTGCCTTAACCTTGGTAGTGGCTGGCTTTTGTGCGTTGGCACAAACGGACATCAAACGCATTCTTGCGTACTCGACCATGAGTCAAATTGGCTACATGTTCTTAGCGTTAGGTGTTGGGGCATGGCAGGGCGCTATCTTCCATCTGATGACTCATGCCTTCTTTAAAGCCTTGCTATTTTTATCGTCAGGTGCGGTGATCCTGGCCGTTCACCATGAGCAAAATATCTTTAAAATGGGTGGTTTACGTAAGAAGATACCCTTAGTATTCTGGTGTTATGTCGTTGGTGGCGGCGCGCTTGCTGCCATACCCTGGGTGACCGTTGGTTTTTATTCTAAAGAAGCCATCCTTTGGGAAACCTATGCTACCGGTCATCAAGTCCTATTCTATATGGGCGTATTCGGTGCCTTCTTGACCGCGTTATATACTTTCCGTATGATTTGGATCATCTTTTTTGGTGTAGAAAAAACCCCCGCGCACAAGTTATCTGGCATGTCGTATTGGCTGCCACTGAGCGTGTTGTTAGTGCTATCGACTGCGGTTGGTGCGCTGATTACGCCACCATTGCAAGGGGTATTGCCAGAGAGTGTTGGACACTTATTAGAAGTGGCCAATCAGGCACAGGGCAAACATACCGCGGAATACATTGCCATGGGTGCGATGGCTGCCGGTTTGATTATTGCTGCATTCTTATATGTGGTGAATAAAGGCCGCTTGCTAGCGAGTTTCAAACAGTCACGTATTGGCGGGGCATTATATTATTGGTGTTATAACGGTATGGGCTTTGATGCGCTATATGATTTAATTTTCGTAAAACCTTTTTTATTCATTGGGCGCTTATTCAAAGCCGACCCTGTTGATAAGACCTGGCTGGTGTTACCAAAGCTGGCGTCAGTGGGCAATAAAATGTTGTCCGCGACCCAAACTGGGTCACTTCGAGGCTATGCCGCAAGCTTTGGCTTGGGTATGGCTGTGCTGTTGGTGCTGGTAATGATGACGGTGGTATAA
- the nuoK gene encoding NADH-quinone oxidoreductase subunit NuoK, whose translation MGLIPMSHGLILAGILFAIGLCGVMVRRNFLFMLMSLEIMMNAAALAFVVAGSRWLDPDGQVMFIFILTLAAAEAAIGLAILLQFYHKRGHLDVDSANEMKG comes from the coding sequence CTGGGCCTGATACCCATGAGTCATGGACTGATATTGGCAGGTATTTTATTTGCTATTGGTCTGTGCGGGGTCATGGTACGGCGTAATTTTCTATTTATGCTGATGAGTCTGGAAATTATGATGAATGCCGCAGCGCTAGCATTTGTGGTGGCAGGCAGTCGTTGGCTCGATCCAGATGGCCAGGTTATGTTTATCTTCATTCTAACCCTAGCCGCGGCCGAAGCAGCAATTGGTCTGGCGATATTACTACAGTTTTATCATAAGCGTGGGCATCTCGATGTCGACAGCGCCAATGAGATGAAAGGATGA
- the nuoJ gene encoding NADH-quinone oxidoreductase subunit J, with translation MMDFFSHPDLVGFYALAAVAIFASLRVIIHPNAVHAILAMIVSLLAVAGILFILGAPFAGALEVVVYAGAILVLFVFVIMMLNLGMANEAREESWLDAKTWAVPTGLTIIIAVVLYAMIGLNPNEAAVIGGISIPAKAVGVALFSKYIVLVEVAALLLLAALVAAYHLGKESITDEILADDSQNIDRRGDDFKDYLTNNNNQDIDTRADAMTETTETPETYEYKEVDPHDYVGMQVGMQKDTRKESD, from the coding sequence ATGATGGATTTTTTCAGTCACCCTGATCTAGTAGGGTTTTATGCCCTAGCAGCGGTGGCCATCTTTGCCAGTTTGCGGGTCATTATTCATCCGAATGCGGTACATGCCATCCTAGCGATGATTGTGTCGTTATTGGCGGTTGCTGGCATACTGTTTATATTGGGGGCGCCATTTGCAGGCGCGTTGGAAGTTGTGGTGTACGCGGGGGCGATTTTAGTACTGTTCGTGTTTGTGATCATGATGCTCAATTTAGGTATGGCCAACGAGGCACGAGAAGAGAGCTGGCTCGATGCCAAAACTTGGGCGGTACCGACTGGATTGACCATAATTATCGCGGTTGTGCTGTATGCGATGATTGGCTTAAACCCTAATGAAGCCGCCGTTATTGGCGGCATTAGTATTCCTGCTAAAGCAGTGGGTGTCGCGCTATTTAGTAAATATATTGTGCTGGTCGAAGTCGCGGCCCTATTGTTATTGGCAGCGTTAGTAGCCGCTTATCATTTGGGCAAAGAATCAATTACTGATGAAATTCTTGCTGATGACAGCCAGAATATTGACCGACGTGGCGATGACTTTAAAGACTATCTGACTAATAATAATAACCAAGATATCGATACACGTGCCGATGCTATGACTGAAACCACTGAAACCCCTGAAACCTATGAATACAAAGAGGTCGATCCCCATGATTACGTAGGTATGCAGGTAGGCATGCAGAAAGACACGCGCAAGGAGTCAGACTGA
- the nuoI gene encoding NADH-quinone oxidoreductase subunit NuoI produces MFTTIKKIVIGMFTIVRSMWMVNSHAIRPRDTILYPEVPVPVPPRFRGRIILSRDPDGDERCVACNLCAVACPVGCISLQKAEREDGRWYPEFFRINFSRCIFCGLCEEACPTTAIQMTPDFEMGEYVRQDLVYEKEHLLISGPGKYPDYNYYRVSGMALADKPKGAAQNEAAPIDIRSLLP; encoded by the coding sequence ATGTTTACTACGATAAAAAAGATTGTCATTGGTATGTTTACCATTGTTCGCAGCATGTGGATGGTCAATAGCCATGCAATAAGGCCGCGCGATACTATCTTGTATCCTGAAGTGCCGGTACCGGTACCGCCACGCTTTCGTGGGCGTATTATATTGTCTCGCGATCCTGATGGTGATGAGCGCTGCGTTGCTTGTAACTTATGTGCGGTGGCCTGCCCAGTTGGCTGCATCTCTTTGCAAAAAGCTGAGCGTGAAGATGGGCGCTGGTATCCAGAGTTTTTTCGGATTAACTTCTCACGCTGCATTTTTTGTGGACTGTGCGAAGAAGCTTGTCCAACGACCGCTATTCAGATGACCCCTGATTTTGAGATGGGCGAATATGTGCGTCAAGACTTAGTCTACGAAAAAGAGCATTTACTGATCTCAGGACCGGGTAAATATCCTGATTACAACTATTATCGCGTGTCTGGTATGGCGCTGGCAGATAAACCAAAAGGGGCGGCACAAAATGAAGCGGCGCCTATTGATATAAGGAGTTTGCTGCCATGA
- the nuoH gene encoding NADH-quinone oxidoreductase subunit NuoH produces the protein MTVDSWSILFMVVQSIVIFLVVVVVAAMMIIYERRMLALWQDRHGPNRVGPFGSLQLVADMLKIFFKEDWTPKFTDKFIFVLAPAVAMFTALASFAIIPISPTLGVADWDIGILFFFAMAGIAVYAVMFGGWASANKFSLLGGLRSAAQTISYEVFLGLSLMGVVALTGSFNLRAIVEAQADGWYIIPQFFGFLTFVVAGVAVTHRHPFDQPEAEQELAEGYHVEYSGMKFGMFFIGEYVNVVLISALMTCLFFGGWLAPFNLDIPFVPPAFWFMIKTLFFMTLFVLARGSLMRPRYDQVMNFGWRVCLPVTLINLLVTAAVILIFSPTL, from the coding sequence ATGACGGTTGACAGCTGGTCAATTTTATTTATGGTCGTACAATCGATTGTCATCTTTTTGGTGGTAGTGGTGGTAGCGGCCATGATGATTATCTATGAGCGCCGCATGCTCGCGCTTTGGCAAGATCGGCATGGTCCTAACCGTGTAGGGCCGTTTGGCTCTCTACAATTGGTCGCTGATATGCTCAAAATCTTCTTTAAAGAAGATTGGACACCAAAATTCACTGATAAGTTTATTTTTGTCCTAGCACCCGCGGTCGCCATGTTTACCGCGCTGGCGTCCTTTGCCATTATTCCAATATCGCCAACCCTAGGTGTGGCAGATTGGGATATCGGTATTTTATTTTTCTTTGCTATGGCCGGTATCGCCGTTTATGCCGTGATGTTCGGTGGCTGGGCGTCGGCGAACAAATTCTCGTTACTCGGCGGGCTGCGTTCTGCTGCGCAAACCATCAGTTACGAGGTGTTCTTAGGCCTGTCATTGATGGGTGTGGTAGCGTTAACGGGATCATTTAACTTACGCGCGATTGTCGAGGCGCAAGCGGATGGCTGGTATATTATCCCGCAGTTTTTTGGGTTTTTAACCTTTGTGGTAGCAGGGGTGGCGGTCACCCACAGACATCCCTTTGATCAGCCAGAAGCGGAGCAAGAGTTGGCCGAAGGCTATCATGTTGAATACTCTGGCATGAAGTTCGGCATGTTCTTTATTGGCGAATACGTCAACGTGGTCTTGATTTCAGCCTTGATGACTTGCTTGTTCTTTGGTGGCTGGTTGGCACCGTTTAACTTAGATATTCCGTTTGTGCCCCCTGCCTTTTGGTTCATGATTAAGACCCTGTTCTTTATGACCCTGTTTGTTTTGGCTCGAGGTTCACTCATGCGTCCGCGCTATGATCAGGTGATGAATTTTGGCTGGAGAGTCTGCCTACCGGTGACCTTGATTAATTTGCTGGTTACCGCTGCGGTCATTTTGATTTTTTCTCCCACGCTGTAA